From the Oleiphilus messinensis genome, one window contains:
- a CDS encoding DJ-1/PfpI family protein: MSFNTVVDISQSGDVARKSATLVMLTRIMFVLSLCLSCSIAWSADKRIGIIVFDGVLTSDITAPIEVFGIASRKSWFSDYETITINVGSQDTITTEEGLQLKVDSHLNNKPEVDILLVPSSYSMEPLLKNKALIEYVQSTAASADWLASNCSGAFVLAEAGILNGKKATTWAGGESELQDQYPEVNVQFDQNYVIDGNIITSNGSVVSYEAALALLERIASKSRADEVRETLQMARVWK, encoded by the coding sequence ATGTCTTTTAATACTGTTGTTGATATCAGTCAGTCTGGAGATGTTGCGCGCAAGAGCGCAACTCTGGTCATGCTTACTCGAATTATGTTTGTTCTATCTCTTTGCTTATCCTGTTCCATTGCTTGGTCGGCTGACAAACGCATTGGAATTATCGTATTTGATGGCGTACTTACTTCCGACATTACCGCACCCATTGAAGTTTTTGGTATTGCCAGCCGGAAAAGCTGGTTCTCGGACTATGAAACCATCACGATTAATGTCGGCAGTCAGGATACGATTACCACGGAAGAAGGATTGCAATTAAAGGTGGACAGCCATTTAAACAATAAACCAGAGGTGGATATTCTCTTGGTGCCGAGCAGTTACTCGATGGAACCGTTACTCAAGAATAAAGCGCTAATCGAATATGTACAGTCTACCGCAGCCTCTGCTGATTGGTTGGCAAGTAATTGTTCCGGCGCATTCGTATTGGCGGAAGCCGGTATTTTGAATGGCAAAAAGGCGACCACGTGGGCCGGTGGTGAGTCTGAACTACAGGATCAGTATCCCGAGGTGAACGTTCAATTCGATCAAAATTATGTGATCGACGGTAATATTATTACCTCCAATGGCAGTGTCGTGAGCTATGAGGCTGCATTGGCGCTGCTGGAAAGAATTGCATCCAAAAGTCGTGCGGACGAAGTTCGGGAAACGCTGCAAATGGCACGTGTTTGGAAGTAA
- a CDS encoding LysR family transcriptional regulator → MDKLHLLRLFIKVVDTGSFSKAAAELGFSPSTLSKAIGRLENDLGCHLFHRTTRQLILTKAGEAYLHTVRRLVDDLEQCETNLNQRNEDASGHLKINLPVSYGRRYVVPLLSAFNAQYPNITLDIRFDDAYVDMIATGTDICIRSGTLAPSSLIARQLSPIDFLICASPRLLKSSRIVNPEEFNHFPWIRFRFAQTGRLMPIMVANHSEPDGQENLDPGQQFIVDDGETLAELCSQGLGLTQLPHFIARDWLDAGKIVPVGPAFRAKGFGVWAIYVKRTFLPLRIRLFVEFLENTIQSQGETAYSTWAEQRYPV, encoded by the coding sequence ATGGACAAACTCCACCTGCTTAGACTCTTCATCAAAGTAGTTGATACAGGCTCCTTTTCGAAAGCGGCTGCAGAATTAGGTTTTTCACCCTCCACCTTGAGCAAGGCAATCGGTCGCCTGGAAAATGATTTAGGTTGCCATCTTTTTCATCGAACAACTCGGCAATTGATACTCACGAAAGCCGGAGAAGCTTATCTGCACACAGTAAGACGTTTGGTAGACGATCTCGAACAATGCGAAACCAACCTGAATCAACGCAACGAAGACGCCTCCGGTCACTTGAAGATCAACCTGCCGGTATCCTACGGCAGACGTTATGTGGTTCCGCTTTTATCGGCGTTTAATGCGCAATACCCGAATATTACACTGGATATTCGATTTGATGATGCATATGTAGATATGATCGCCACCGGCACAGATATCTGCATTCGCAGCGGGACACTGGCACCGTCGTCACTGATTGCACGACAACTGAGCCCAATCGACTTCTTGATTTGCGCCAGCCCCAGGCTGCTAAAAAGTAGCCGTATTGTTAACCCGGAGGAATTCAACCACTTCCCATGGATAAGATTTCGATTTGCACAGACCGGACGACTAATGCCAATCATGGTTGCCAATCATTCCGAGCCCGATGGTCAAGAGAATCTGGATCCGGGCCAACAATTCATTGTCGATGATGGTGAAACCTTGGCTGAACTCTGCAGCCAGGGTCTGGGGCTCACACAACTCCCCCACTTTATTGCCCGAGATTGGCTTGACGCGGGCAAAATTGTTCCCGTAGGTCCTGCCTTCAGAGCTAAAGGATTTGGAGTCTGGGCAATTTACGTGAAACGAACATTTTTACCGCTGCGCATACGCCTGTTTGTCGAGTTTCTTGAAAATACAATCCAATCCCAGGGCGAGACGGCCTATTCGACCTGGGCGGAACAGCGCTATCCTGTATAA
- a CDS encoding carboxymuconolactone decarboxylase family protein, with product MSNVNNATRIKPVATAQAPEVVQSTLSAVKAKLGMVPNMFATMAHSPELLHAYLTFSETLGSGQLTAAERELIALTVGQENRCGYCLSAHTVLGKQAGLSADDIQQARNVTHENSRNQAIVTLAHKILVQKGVLTDADLADAAEAGIDTRLTFEILGNVVLNILTNYTNHIADTEIDFPEVSVDA from the coding sequence ATGTCCAATGTAAATAACGCTACGAGAATCAAACCTGTCGCCACAGCTCAGGCACCTGAAGTCGTGCAATCGACATTGAGTGCGGTAAAAGCAAAACTGGGTATGGTGCCAAACATGTTTGCGACAATGGCGCATTCACCAGAGCTGCTACACGCCTATTTGACCTTTTCGGAGACCCTTGGTTCCGGTCAATTGACTGCGGCTGAGCGTGAATTAATTGCACTGACAGTAGGACAAGAGAATCGTTGCGGATATTGTCTCTCTGCCCACACGGTATTGGGTAAGCAAGCCGGGTTGTCGGCTGATGACATTCAGCAAGCGCGTAATGTGACCCACGAAAATTCACGAAATCAAGCCATTGTTACACTGGCACATAAAATTCTGGTGCAAAAAGGTGTGCTGACAGATGCTGATCTGGCTGACGCTGCGGAAGCCGGAATTGATACCCGTCTCACGTTCGAGATATTGGGAAATGTTGTACTGAACATACTGACGAATTACACCAACCACATTGCGGACACCGAGATCGATTTTCCGGAAGTGAGTGTTGATGCTTAA
- a CDS encoding AraC family transcriptional regulator has protein sequence MDKLGPLFSYFSPRAEVFHAGTLCHNTDYQSGKGWGYLHLLRRGEITVRNGERTAIAVSEPSILFYPRPCWHRFDVDESAPPDLVCATINLGGSVGHPLSNMLPEYLEIPISEAPSLQNAMELLFAEAFNDLCGRKVALDRLMEYVLILLVRYLINTENYQSGVIAGLAHPKLALSLNAIHKYPDRNWSLETLADEAGMSRASFAKHFRTTLDCTPLDYLTSWRLSIAQSLLKRGQSIKATAPKVGYQSAAAFTRVFAQRMGISPSAFQQAHE, from the coding sequence TTGGATAAACTTGGCCCTCTTTTCAGCTATTTTTCTCCTCGCGCAGAAGTGTTCCATGCGGGAACACTCTGCCATAACACCGATTACCAGTCCGGAAAGGGGTGGGGATATCTGCATTTGCTGCGCAGGGGGGAAATTACGGTTCGTAATGGTGAGCGAACGGCGATTGCTGTCAGCGAACCCAGCATTTTGTTCTATCCTCGCCCATGCTGGCACCGGTTCGACGTGGATGAATCTGCACCGCCAGATCTGGTCTGCGCAACGATCAACCTGGGCGGCAGCGTGGGACACCCTTTGAGTAACATGTTGCCGGAATACCTTGAGATTCCAATTTCGGAAGCGCCCTCTCTACAGAACGCGATGGAACTTCTGTTCGCTGAAGCATTTAATGATCTTTGTGGACGAAAAGTCGCGCTGGACCGGTTAATGGAATACGTTTTGATCCTCTTAGTTCGATATTTAATCAACACTGAAAACTATCAAAGTGGCGTAATTGCCGGATTGGCTCACCCCAAGCTGGCACTTTCACTCAATGCCATACACAAGTACCCGGACCGAAACTGGTCACTGGAAACCCTAGCGGATGAAGCCGGCATGTCCAGAGCCAGCTTTGCCAAACATTTTCGCACCACGCTGGACTGCACACCACTGGACTATCTGACCTCCTGGCGGCTCAGCATTGCACAAAGCCTGTTAAAAAGGGGGCAATCCATCAAAGCGACCGCCCCCAAAGTGGGCTATCAAAGTGCTGCAGCATTCACACGGGTTTTTGCTCAACGAATGGGCATCAGCCCGTCTGCTTTTCAACAGGCCCACGAATAA
- a CDS encoding IS607 family transposase yields MAEFLSIGAAAFLLGVAVSTLRCWEKESRFFSDFRTPGGHRRYALDKLLAFCGQSTANEQRRTICYARVSSHDQKKDLQTQIARLQKHAREAGYEAVETIDDLGSGLNYKKRGLKRLIKLICQRKVKRLVIVHKDRLLRFGAELLFALCQFYGTEVVILEEVEENFEQQLCHDVLALMTVFSARLHGSRSRKNQRAVA; encoded by the coding sequence ATGGCTGAATTTCTATCGATAGGCGCTGCCGCTTTTCTGCTGGGTGTGGCCGTTTCCACCCTTCGTTGCTGGGAAAAAGAATCACGATTTTTCTCAGATTTCCGTACGCCGGGTGGCCATCGTCGTTACGCGCTTGATAAACTTTTAGCCTTTTGCGGTCAGTCGACTGCTAATGAGCAACGCAGAACAATCTGTTATGCACGCGTCTCTTCTCATGATCAGAAAAAAGATTTGCAAACGCAAATTGCTCGCTTGCAAAAACATGCCAGAGAGGCTGGCTATGAAGCTGTCGAAACCATTGATGATCTTGGCTCAGGATTAAACTATAAAAAACGGGGATTAAAGCGATTAATTAAGTTGATTTGTCAGCGTAAGGTAAAACGACTGGTTATCGTTCATAAAGATCGCTTACTCCGATTTGGGGCTGAATTGTTATTTGCGCTTTGCCAGTTTTACGGTACGGAGGTTGTCATTCTTGAGGAAGTTGAAGAAAACTTTGAACAGCAACTTTGCCATGATGTGTTAGCGTTAATGACGGTCTTCAGTGCGCGATTGCATGGTTCACGTAGTCGTAAAAATCAACGAGCCGTCGCCTAG
- a CDS encoding IS200/IS605 family accessory protein TnpB-related protein gives MDTPTKTLTFETRLNLIHEQDAALCHYAELWNQVKFRWFANLQKPKAQQLSRTQFMHEMGMPFSYRVFQGVRQSIKSLIQSYQTNRNNRLVTLEVKIKQLEKTLNKLEKRCDHVAEKGCPQQAKKLRNTLRQKEVKLRRWQRKQAALVAEKQENKTPICFGGRKLLKERQTLKSNEGIRDWQCRWHEARHREFLLVGSHDESWGCQNAQLSPSEQDDAYQLKLLVPHQLRATFGTTINIDCLKFKHGKAAIAQAVWQNQVKKLDKSIKGQPLSFRFKRDKKGWRLLVSVEVAGPTAQAEWIDADQGVIGVDVNPDHLAVVELDRNGNPLQHRTFDLPLHYKNDAQRAAIIGDAVRDLMDFAAQQGKAVVIEKLDFQQKKRQYQKQDHPQYARMLNAFAYGKIKDLIETQSIKRGIRLYHVNPAYTSLLGRMKYRDRHGFSDHHAAALVIGRRHYGFKEKPPKQLIGINAKGTVKTEHPPVRMALGDYQYYNKLQRWYQPLEKSLDFLSGWRHFRRVNRVSYSVEARLDGRPGMSPDLIQESVTLLSAHPAL, from the coding sequence GTGGATACGCCAACGAAAACACTCACCTTTGAAACCCGGCTTAATTTGATTCATGAGCAGGATGCGGCATTGTGCCACTATGCCGAGCTGTGGAATCAAGTGAAGTTTCGTTGGTTTGCTAACTTACAAAAGCCTAAAGCCCAGCAATTGAGTCGTACCCAGTTTATGCATGAAATGGGGATGCCGTTCAGCTATCGGGTGTTTCAAGGCGTCCGGCAAAGCATTAAAAGTTTAATCCAGTCTTACCAAACCAATCGAAACAACCGGCTGGTGACGCTGGAAGTTAAAATCAAACAGCTGGAGAAAACGCTCAACAAACTAGAGAAGCGCTGTGATCATGTTGCAGAGAAAGGCTGCCCGCAACAGGCCAAAAAACTTCGCAACACACTACGACAGAAGGAAGTGAAACTGCGTCGTTGGCAGCGAAAGCAGGCCGCCTTGGTGGCCGAAAAACAGGAAAATAAAACCCCCATTTGTTTCGGCGGTCGAAAGCTGCTGAAAGAGCGACAAACACTAAAATCCAATGAAGGGATCAGGGATTGGCAATGTCGCTGGCACGAAGCGCGACACCGTGAATTTCTATTAGTGGGTTCTCATGATGAATCCTGGGGCTGTCAAAATGCCCAGCTATCGCCCAGTGAGCAAGATGATGCTTACCAGCTAAAACTCCTGGTACCCCATCAATTACGCGCTACGTTCGGCACGACCATTAACATTGATTGCCTGAAATTCAAGCATGGTAAGGCGGCTATTGCCCAAGCCGTCTGGCAGAATCAGGTTAAAAAACTCGATAAATCAATCAAAGGGCAACCCCTGAGTTTTCGATTTAAGCGAGACAAAAAAGGTTGGCGGTTACTCGTTAGCGTGGAAGTGGCAGGACCAACAGCGCAAGCAGAGTGGATCGATGCTGATCAAGGTGTCATTGGTGTGGATGTCAACCCGGATCACTTAGCGGTCGTCGAGCTGGATCGGAACGGTAACCCACTGCAACACCGAACGTTTGACTTACCTTTGCACTATAAGAATGATGCTCAACGAGCGGCTATTATTGGGGATGCCGTACGAGACCTGATGGACTTTGCCGCACAGCAAGGTAAAGCGGTGGTGATCGAAAAGCTGGATTTTCAGCAAAAGAAACGGCAATACCAAAAGCAGGATCATCCTCAGTATGCCCGCATGTTGAATGCCTTTGCTTACGGTAAGATCAAGGACTTGATTGAAACGCAAAGCATTAAACGCGGCATACGCCTTTATCACGTCAATCCGGCTTATACCTCATTACTGGGGCGGATGAAGTATCGCGATCGACACGGTTTTTCAGATCACCACGCGGCCGCGTTAGTGATTGGTCGTCGGCATTATGGCTTTAAAGAAAAGCCGCCAAAACAACTCATTGGTATTAACGCGAAGGGTACCGTTAAGACCGAGCATCCGCCTGTAAGGATGGCGCTCGGGGATTATCAGTATTACAACAAACTTCAGCGTTGGTACCAACCACTCGAAAAATCATTAGATTTTCTGAGTGGCTGGCGTCACTTTCGTCGTGTGAATCGGGTTAGTTACTCCGTCGAGGCTCGCCTTGATGGTAGACCGGGCATGAGTCCCGACTTGATTCAGGAAAGCGTAACCCTGCTTTCCGCGCACCCTGCGCTGTAG
- a CDS encoding AbrB/MazE/SpoVT family DNA-binding domain-containing protein, with translation MSSVTVKGQTTIPKEIRDFLQITPGKTNVEFVIVGDKVELVNKDQCNPFAAVRGITKGRLTAGEILELTRG, from the coding sequence ATGAGCAGCGTCACGGTCAAAGGGCAAACCACAATTCCCAAGGAAATACGAGATTTTCTTCAAATAACACCAGGCAAAACCAATGTAGAGTTTGTAATCGTGGGTGATAAGGTCGAGTTGGTCAATAAAGATCAATGCAACCCGTTTGCTGCCGTTCGAGGTATAACAAAGGGTCGGTTGACAGCAGGTGAAATTTTGGAGTTAACTCGTGGCTAA
- a CDS encoding type II toxin-antitoxin system YafO family toxin, whose protein sequence is MSVKIFYGADLLEKKHIPAVKHVIQAFKEYKETNNPGTMFGRDAITYRPRSAFEEDIHHVHLLNKQEFKLKKLYLRDKYSRTSDSCLFYCPGFRHADYYLALTIIWQDAHSFMDERHDILNQYAEEALRFRSIY, encoded by the coding sequence ATGTCGGTTAAGATATTTTATGGAGCTGACCTATTAGAAAAGAAACACATCCCCGCTGTTAAACATGTTATTCAAGCATTCAAAGAGTACAAGGAAACGAACAATCCAGGGACAATGTTCGGTCGAGATGCAATCACATACCGCCCACGATCAGCTTTCGAAGAAGATATTCACCACGTTCACCTATTGAACAAGCAAGAGTTCAAACTTAAGAAACTATACTTGAGGGACAAGTACAGCCGAACAAGTGATTCATGCTTGTTTTATTGTCCCGGTTTCAGACACGCGGACTATTACCTGGCGTTAACAATAATTTGGCAGGATGCACACTCATTTATGGATGAACGACATGACATACTCAATCAGTATGCTGAAGAGGCACTTAGATTCAGGAGCATTTACTAA
- a CDS encoding VOC family protein, which translates to MENNTDQKFTKGLHHLGLTVPDVAITAAFFVDQLGFMIVGEKPDYPAIFVSDGTIMLTLWQAQCETPNPFDRKNVVGLHHFALKVESKAKLDELYQTFSTLPEIAVEFAPEALGGSGAVHMMCTIPGGLRVEFIVTP; encoded by the coding sequence ATGGAAAATAATACCGATCAGAAGTTCACAAAAGGCCTGCATCACCTGGGTCTAACCGTACCCGATGTAGCTATTACGGCAGCATTTTTTGTTGATCAGCTGGGCTTCATGATCGTCGGTGAAAAGCCGGATTATCCTGCAATTTTCGTCAGTGATGGCACAATTATGCTGACGCTTTGGCAAGCCCAATGCGAAACGCCCAACCCATTTGATCGTAAAAATGTTGTCGGGCTGCATCATTTTGCGTTAAAGGTTGAGAGTAAAGCCAAGCTGGATGAACTCTACCAAACCTTTTCAACATTACCGGAGATTGCAGTTGAATTCGCTCCGGAAGCACTGGGTGGCTCAGGAGCGGTGCACATGATGTGCACAATTCCAGGTGGCTTAAGAGTTGAGTTTATTGTTACGCCCTGA
- a CDS encoding putative urea ABC transporter substrate-binding protein, which translates to MKRLFSRLFITTFAIAFLSNAQAISAKTDFKICWSIYVGWMPWEYGATSGIVDKWAKKYGINIDVVQINDYIESINQYTAGGFDGCTMTNMDALTIPSAGGVDSTALIVGDFSNGNDAVILKNKSTLADIKGQNVNLVELSVSHYLLARGLQSVGLSEQDISVVNTSDADMVAAYTTNDVTAVTTWNPLVSEILSMPNSQKVFDSAQIPGEIIDTLVVNTQTLKDNPKFGKALVGAWYEIMAKMSQEKAVREHMGKASGTDLKGYEAQLASTKMFYSPTDAVSFVDSPELKKTMQYVAEFSFKHGLLGDGAPDAGFIGIETPSGIYGDAGNIQLRFDSSYMKMAAEGKL; encoded by the coding sequence ATGAAACGCCTCTTTTCACGTCTTTTCATCACCACTTTTGCAATCGCCTTTTTGAGCAATGCGCAAGCAATCTCAGCAAAAACCGATTTCAAAATATGCTGGTCTATCTACGTAGGCTGGATGCCCTGGGAATATGGTGCTACATCCGGCATTGTGGACAAATGGGCCAAGAAGTACGGGATCAACATTGATGTCGTGCAAATCAACGACTATATCGAATCCATCAATCAGTATACAGCAGGTGGTTTTGATGGCTGCACCATGACCAATATGGATGCACTGACAATCCCTTCCGCTGGAGGTGTGGACTCTACGGCATTGATTGTAGGTGACTTTTCCAATGGCAATGATGCCGTTATTCTGAAAAACAAATCAACTCTCGCGGATATCAAAGGACAAAACGTCAACCTGGTCGAACTCAGTGTCTCCCACTACCTGCTCGCCCGAGGACTGCAATCCGTGGGCCTCTCGGAACAGGACATCAGTGTCGTGAATACCTCAGATGCCGATATGGTTGCGGCATACACCACCAATGATGTAACCGCTGTCACCACCTGGAACCCCCTTGTTAGCGAAATTCTGAGCATGCCCAACAGCCAGAAAGTGTTTGATAGCGCGCAAATTCCAGGCGAAATAATTGATACGCTGGTCGTAAACACCCAAACCCTGAAGGACAATCCAAAATTCGGCAAGGCACTCGTCGGCGCATGGTATGAAATCATGGCCAAAATGAGCCAGGAAAAAGCAGTTCGTGAGCATATGGGCAAAGCCTCCGGAACCGATCTGAAGGGATACGAAGCCCAACTGGCATCCACCAAGATGTTCTACTCCCCTACCGATGCCGTTTCTTTTGTCGACAGCCCTGAATTGAAAAAGACCATGCAATACGTCGCTGAATTTTCCTTTAAACACGGGTTACTGGGCGATGGTGCTCCAGACGCAGGTTTTATCGGCATTGAAACACCCTCGGGCATTTACGGCGATGCAGGCAACATCCAGCTGCGCTTTGACTCCAGCTACATGAAAATGGCTGCAGAAGGCAAGCTGTAA
- a CDS encoding ABC transporter permease: protein MKRLINEHPSRPFKIILGVIPFILLLALYQWGSDVRKAENERDKLLPSFSEIHEAMDRMALTPSKRSGEYLFWQDTLSSMQRLLIGIGIAAAIGLLVGLLTGAIPLLGAPLNPLVTAISLIPPMAILPILFIVFGLGEVSKVALIVIGVAPFLIRDLYQRTRELPSEQLVKAQTLGAHSGQIILRVLLPQVMPRLIDSVRLSLGAAWLFLIAAEAIAATDGLGYRIFLVRRYLSMDVILPYVVWITFLAFILDWILIKTSRQFFPWYHAAK from the coding sequence ATGAAAAGATTGATCAATGAACATCCGAGCAGGCCCTTTAAAATCATTCTGGGTGTGATCCCTTTTATTCTGCTCCTCGCGTTATATCAGTGGGGATCGGATGTCCGAAAAGCCGAGAATGAGCGGGATAAGTTACTACCAAGCTTTTCAGAAATACATGAGGCGATGGATCGCATGGCATTGACCCCCAGTAAAAGAAGCGGTGAATATTTGTTCTGGCAAGACACCCTGAGCAGTATGCAACGTTTGTTGATCGGGATTGGCATTGCCGCGGCGATTGGCCTGCTGGTCGGTTTACTCACGGGCGCGATACCCCTGCTCGGCGCACCGCTTAACCCGTTAGTGACCGCGATATCACTCATCCCCCCCATGGCAATTTTACCCATACTTTTTATTGTGTTCGGGCTGGGGGAGGTTTCTAAAGTGGCGTTGATCGTGATTGGTGTCGCGCCATTTTTGATCCGTGACCTCTATCAGCGCACCCGGGAACTTCCCTCCGAACAACTGGTGAAAGCACAAACGCTGGGCGCGCACTCCGGACAAATCATTTTACGGGTACTGCTGCCCCAGGTCATGCCCCGACTCATTGACAGTGTGCGCCTGAGCCTGGGTGCCGCATGGTTATTTTTGATAGCAGCCGAAGCCATCGCGGCAACCGACGGCCTGGGGTATCGCATCTTCCTGGTACGCCGCTACCTTTCGATGGATGTCATCCTGCCCTATGTCGTCTGGATAACCTTCCTGGCCTTCATATTGGACTGGATACTCATCAAGACCAGCCGGCAGTTTTTCCCGTGGTATCACGCAGCTAAATAG
- a CDS encoding ABC transporter ATP-binding protein: MSTNSPTTTSNRTLIELNHLGKSYDDHIVLEKLNAKVNEGEFVTLVGTSGCGKSTFLKLLLGTETVSTGELLLDGKPISNEPGPDRGIVFQKYSVFPHLSVRENVVIGKEFVENRILGRVFGKKRKLLLEEADQWLETVGLSAARHKYPHELSGGMQQRLAIAQALIKHPRVLLLDEPFGALDPGIRKDMHKMVLELWQQHKLTVFMVTHDLNEGFYLGTRLWVFDKVRLDPHAPERFGSTITFDLPVGKVDQTSYQSIDQTLEHSRQQLGVC; encoded by the coding sequence ATGAGCACAAATAGCCCTACAACCACGAGCAACAGGACGTTGATTGAGCTTAACCATCTCGGTAAGTCCTATGACGACCACATTGTCCTCGAAAAACTCAATGCCAAAGTCAATGAGGGCGAATTCGTCACACTGGTCGGCACCTCCGGCTGCGGTAAAAGTACGTTTTTGAAACTGCTACTGGGTACCGAAACCGTGTCCACCGGCGAATTATTACTGGATGGCAAACCCATTAGCAACGAACCCGGTCCGGATCGGGGTATCGTCTTTCAGAAATATTCAGTATTCCCCCATTTGAGTGTGCGCGAGAATGTCGTGATCGGCAAAGAGTTCGTCGAAAACCGAATTCTGGGCCGCGTCTTCGGAAAAAAACGGAAGTTGTTACTCGAAGAAGCGGATCAATGGCTGGAGACCGTTGGCCTGAGTGCCGCCCGACATAAATATCCCCATGAACTTTCCGGCGGAATGCAACAACGTCTGGCAATCGCTCAGGCGCTGATCAAACACCCCCGAGTCTTATTGCTGGATGAACCCTTTGGCGCCCTTGATCCGGGTATCCGTAAAGATATGCACAAAATGGTGCTGGAACTCTGGCAACAACACAAACTCACCGTATTTATGGTGACCCATGACCTGAACGAAGGTTTTTATCTCGGTACACGGCTCTGGGTGTTCGACAAGGTTCGACTGGATCCCCATGCCCCGGAACGCTTTGGCAGTACGATCACATTCGACTTGCCCGTCGGAAAAGTTGACCAGACCAGCTACCAGAGTATCGATCAAACCCTGGAACATTCAAGACAACAACTTGGGGTCTGCTGA
- a CDS encoding urea amidolyase associated protein UAAP1 — protein sequence MTLDVINPNAAECRYQTTLNSGQHWSLLVRRDIQMTLTDLSGGSNVGMLLYNPTQLSEKYNAPDTLKCQHTFKLTRGHCLYSDMGRIFCSIIEDTFGWHDTVCGNSHSSHIQARWGARNYQQDRNDWHQNGYDSFLVELAKYNLTRRDMAANLNWFSEVGASDDGQLALKRHSKKDDRVTLRFEMDTLVVLHTCPHPLSEAGHYPRTSVQLELMQSQPMAADDPCLNYCQENQRGFENNSLYHFGLQTLYRSMP from the coding sequence ATGACGCTTGATGTCATTAATCCGAATGCGGCAGAGTGCCGCTACCAAACGACGCTAAACAGCGGCCAACACTGGTCACTGCTCGTCAGACGAGACATACAGATGACGCTGACCGACCTGAGTGGCGGCTCAAATGTCGGTATGCTCTTGTACAATCCAACCCAACTAAGCGAAAAATATAATGCGCCGGATACCCTGAAGTGCCAGCACACCTTCAAGCTGACCCGGGGGCATTGTCTGTACTCTGATATGGGACGGATTTTTTGTTCCATCATCGAAGACACGTTCGGCTGGCACGACACTGTCTGTGGCAACAGCCATTCGAGTCACATCCAGGCACGCTGGGGGGCACGAAACTATCAGCAGGACCGGAATGACTGGCACCAGAATGGTTACGACAGCTTTCTGGTCGAACTCGCTAAATACAATCTAACCCGTCGGGACATGGCAGCCAATCTCAACTGGTTTAGCGAGGTGGGGGCGTCCGATGATGGACAGCTTGCACTCAAACGCCATTCGAAAAAGGACGACAGGGTTACCCTGCGATTTGAAATGGACACATTGGTGGTATTGCATACCTGCCCTCACCCTTTGAGCGAAGCAGGTCATTACCCGAGAACATCAGTACAGCTGGAACTGATGCAAAGCCAACCCATGGCGGCGGATGACCCCTGCCTCAATTACTGCCAGGAAAATCAGCGGGGGTTCGAGAACAATAGCTTGTACCACTTTGGTTTACAGACCCTGTATCGGAGCATGCCATGA
- a CDS encoding urea amidolyase associated protein UAAP2 encodes MIKESPRACSTAIQRDIVPAGDYYIQIIKQGQTVRLVDLEGNQAADTLFYSANDPGERYSATDTIREQGNLYLTAGSILKTNENNDLLEIVADTCGRHDTVGGACASESNTVRYDLEKRGMHACRDSWMLAIQEHEEFGLGKADITHNINFFMNVPVTPEGKLTFEDGISAPGKYVELKALMDTIMLISNCPQLNNPCNGYNPTPIEVLIWD; translated from the coding sequence ATGATTAAAGAAAGCCCCCGCGCTTGCAGCACAGCAATTCAGCGAGACATTGTCCCTGCCGGAGATTACTACATACAAATAATCAAACAAGGTCAAACGGTTCGTCTGGTTGATCTCGAAGGTAATCAGGCGGCGGATACCCTGTTCTACTCTGCGAATGATCCTGGCGAGCGCTACAGCGCAACAGACACCATTCGGGAACAGGGCAATCTGTACCTTACCGCCGGAAGCATATTAAAAACGAACGAGAACAATGATCTGCTCGAAATCGTTGCCGATACCTGCGGGCGCCACGACACCGTAGGCGGTGCCTGCGCCAGTGAATCCAATACGGTACGCTACGATCTCGAAAAACGCGGTATGCATGCCTGTCGTGACAGCTGGATGCTCGCGATTCAGGAGCACGAAGAATTTGGCCTCGGCAAAGCCGATATCACCCACAACATTAACTTTTTCATGAACGTCCCGGTGACACCAGAGGGCAAGCTGACGTTTGAAGACGGCATTTCCGCGCCGGGAAAATACGTTGAACTCAAAGCACTGATGGACACCATCATGCTGATTTCGAACTGCCCGCAACTCAATAACCCCTGCAATGGTTACAACCCGACCCCGATTGAAGTGCTGATCTGGGACTAG